A window of the Cutaneotrichosporon cavernicola HIS019 DNA, chromosome: 6 genome harbors these coding sequences:
- a CDS encoding uncharacterized protein (PHD zinc finger): protein MPPKAAAASAAPPAPVAASPPPPDPKPNDANDILLIQDLMDTIDQIPIELTRVHSDLNELGAVLYSTLCNLETKLHQLINWVQDPSVPPERRFQLLQEIAEEAARYKLGGDDKIRVAGGACDGIMGHQRHISELLSASTLLLKDPPSPYTAALTLPPAPIPAATRRGVRTTGSPFDRGTPTKKKRSRKDQIGRQDDDDVSSVNGEKKKAPVKRKKQPRGISPSESIASTAAYGKDSGPKTARQIAAAAAKASAAAKQQRQIDDSEDDTGDEEPRGGRKSTAMAVTASNDSLAPAGALGIDIGKSREGSTGKSGGITPGGTGAKGAKRGTKRGHGEEDDEDDDEDEDVPPAKRTTANKVAVTATAGAGYDSADLGDDGAMDDNLDSKVYCTCRQVSFGEMIGCDDDDCEIEWYHVACLNLDKAPEGNWICPQCLERRKRNPKAKKPSKPAKRSRPAWPTSAAGCVMAGLYGDAHRVRA from the exons ATGCCTCCGAAAGCTGCTGCTGCATCTGCAGCCCCTCCCGCGCCAGTCGCGGCGTCCCCCCCTCCACCAGACCCCAAGCCCAACGATGCCAACgacatcctcctcatccaAGACCTGATGGACACGATCGACCAGATCCCTATCGAGCTCACGCGTGTCCACTCAGacctcaacgagctcggggCTGTTTTGTACT ctACGCTGTGCAACCTCGAGACCAAGCTGCACCAGCTCATCAACTGGGTCCAGGACCCATCAGTTCCGCCGGAGCGCCGCttccagctcctccaggagatcgccgaggaggccgctAGATACAAGCTGGGCGGAGACGACAAGATCCGCGTCGCGGGCGGGGCGTGCGATGGA ATAATGGGCCACCAGCGGCACATCTCCGAGCTCCTCAGCGCGTCCACGCTCTTACTGAAGgacccaccttccccgtACACGGCCGCGTTGACGTTACCTCCGGCACCCATTCCCGCCGCTACGCGCCGCGGAGTGCGGACGACAGGCTCACCGTTCGACCGGGGAACGCCAacgaagaagaagcgcagcAGGAAGGACCAGATCGGCCGacaggacgacgacgacgtgtcGTCTGTCAACggggagaagaagaaggcaCCCGTCAAGCGGAAAAA GCAACCACGGGGCATCTCGCCCTCGGAGTCGATCGCGTCGACCGCCGCTTACGGCAAGGACAGCGGGCCGAAGACTGCGCGCCAGATCGCCGCTGCGGCTGCCAAGGCCAGtgcggcggccaagcagCAGCGCCAGATCGACGActccgaggacgacacgggcgacgaggagccgAGAGGCGGGCGGAAGAGCACCGCAATGGCAGTCACTGCGTCCAACGACAGCCTTGCACCCGCCGGTGCCCTGGGTATCGACATCGGCAAGAGCCGAGAGGGCAGCACTGGCAAGAGCGGCGGTATCACCCCGGGCGGGACCGGTGCCAAGGGCGCGAAGCGTGGAACGAAGCGCGGtcacggcgaggaggacgatgaagatgacgacgaggatgaggacgtgCCTCCCGCCAAGCGCACGACAGCCAACAAGGTCGCCGTTACGGCGACCGCTGGTGCGGGCTACGACAGCGCtgatctcggcgacgatggcgcGATGgacgacaacctcgactcGAAGGTGTACTGCACGTGTCGCCAAGTGTCGTTCGGCGAGATGATCGGGtgcgacgacgacgactgCGAGATCGAATGG TACCACGTCGCGTgtctcaacctcgacaaggcGCCAGAAGGCAACTGGATCTGCCCGCAGTGCCTTGAGCGGCGAAAGCGCAACCCGAAGGCGAAGAAGCCCTCGAAGCCCGCCAAGCGGAG CCGACCGGCGTGGCCGACTTCAGCTGCCGGCTGCGTCATGGCTGGCCTCTATGGCGACGCGCACCGTGTGCGCGCTTAA
- the GIN4 gene encoding uncharacterized protein (Serine/Threonine protein kinases, catalytic domain): protein MATAVQHRPSGSRRASAGAAAGPSPATNRLSAMSGNSGTREADAKMIGQWKIGRTIGKGSSGRVKIAKHASTDQYAAVKIVPKGLIMSSRLSMSDAGPKAEKLLLGIEREIVIMKLIDHPNVLSLYDVWETNDDLYLVMEYVPGGELFDYLVRKGRLPQHEALHYFQQICYAVDYCHRFNICHRDLKPENLLLDQHKNIKVADFGMAAWQADENLLETSCGSPHYASPEIVAGKSYNGTASDIWSCGIILFALLTGRLPFDDDNIRTLLQKVKTGQFDMPTDIDVQARDLLSRMLEKEPELRITMAEIMAHPFFRSRAPRLMGGRQMPVPPSLDVMARPVRAQDIDVDLMCNLKTLWHAMSEEEIYQSLLSKEKTWEKAVYHLLVQYRSRHLEQYNMDTDSDDEDRIAAPRPHGRSSMPVPSPPLPAPPPKHRKVAVPSPPTTRRKPVPLADNEAVQNRATPPPRPSGPTPKKAANGMVIDSPASRTPSKLNPRSQVAHPAGPRAIRGGGATSPLNPNAPHITLHEATPVKDIVTQQDAPERAYGHGRSRSVDQSQGNVYGHARSRSDHVRSPVMAMSPVLSGHHSPAGHEVTLPPLSPPQGLDQSLQSFLNDLTERVNSMGIRESTASSNSEHAQFQGAEFQAALAFMAQQSPVMEDPTQMSSRRAEFPPSPQPDEVGQFADADDDDTSADNMSIYSASTSVHRYAAPSPVPSVRSSVGPMHAPRNHHTRSGPPPVSGRWSQASGSYRNRSISSRPESPAMLSPAVYSTGFDSHSHPPLPAVPASALRAERSAPRPPPKASRSAPPRPAGGPPRAVDNVLDREMGELRVKSTLGREDSYAIVELPNEADDGVESTWGSAHRSGFGTHRAADGFGMLKKRKKMSAEPVSSQPLPDSMAKRSWFNNLFSFKPASCEILVNSRDVKEGLKRCRRVLEAQGVRIVETQFQQRGLRCKVAEVKTINGDTIKGVRFRIEFERVYVASGTRGSSQFMTKAVLTLEKGAQSTFRAAFNRLQKALENEVQQASPPLETGTKFAFHASMPRAATKNRPSLKDANLHYPVVAPQHRSAPNTPQFATFAPEIQAYRRPQAQAIRY, encoded by the exons ATGGCAACAGCAGTCCAACATCGCCCGTCGGGgtcgcgccgcgcatccgccggcgccgccgctggGCCTTCTCCCGCGACCAACCGCCTCTCGGCCATGTCTGGAAACAGCGGAACGCGCGAGGCAGACGCCAAAATGATCGGGCAATGGAAGATTGGTCGCACCATTGGCAAGGGCTCCTCAG GCCGCGTCAAGATTGCAAAGCATGCATCGACTGACCAGTACGCGGCCGTCAAGATTGTCCCAAAGGGTTTGATCATGTCGTCGCGGTTAAGCATGAGCGATGCAGGCCCCAAGGCTGAGAAACTGTTGCTCGGCATTGAGCGTGAGATTGTCATCATGAAGCTCATCGACCATCCCAACGTCCTGTCGCTCTACGATGTGTGGGAGACGAACGACGACCT TTACCTCGTTATGGAATACGTTCCAGGCGGTGAACTGTTCGACTACCTCGTTCGCAAGGGCCGTCTGCCACAGCATGAGGCTCTGCACTACTTCCAGCAGATCTGCTATGCTGTCGACTACTGCCATCGGTTCAACATTTGCCATCGCGACCTCAAGCCTGAAAACTTGCTGCTTGACCAGCACAAGAACATCAAGGTCGCAGACTTTGGCATGGCGGCGTGGCAGGCAGACGAAAACTTGCTCGAAACATCGTGCGGAAGCCCACACTACGCATCTCCAGAGATTGTGGCTGGCAAGTCGTACAACGGAACAGCGAGTGACATCTGGTCATGTGGCATTATTCTTTTCGCTCTCTTAACTGGTCGCTTGCCGTTTGACGATGACAACATCCGCACTCTCCTACAGAAGGTGAAGACGGGCCAGTTTGACATGCCCACCGACATCGACGTTCAGGCCCGCGACCTCCTTTCCCGTATGCTCGAGAAGGAACCCGAGCTGCGCATCACCATGGCCGAGATCATGGCGCACCCGTTCTTCCGCTCCCGTGCGCCCCGTCTCATGGGTGGGCGTCAGATGCCAGTCCCTCCATCACTCGATGTTATGGCTCGGCCTGTTCGTGCCCAGGACattgacgtcgacctcatgTGCAACCTCAAGACGCTTTGGCACGCGAtgagtgaggaggagattTACCAGTCACTGTTGAGCAAGGAGAAGACGTGGGAGAAGGCAGTCTACCACCTCCTTGTCCAGTACCGCAGCCGCCACCTCGAGCAGTACAACATGGACACGGAcagcgacgatgaggaccGCATTGCAGCACCACGGCCACACGGGAGGTCATCTATGCCCGTACCTtcgcctcctctccctgCTCCGCCACCCAAGCACCGCAAAGTTGCCGTCCCGTCGCCTCCCACGACGCGACGCAAGCCGGTTCCCTTGGCAGACAACGAGGCAGTCCAGAACCGTGCTACACCACCTCCACGGCCCAGTGGGCCCACGCCCAAGAAGGCTGCGAACGGCATGGTTATCGACTCGCCTGCTTCTCGCACCCCGTCGAAGCTTAACCCACGGTCACAAGTTGCGCACCCCGCCGGTCCTCGAGCTATCCGTGGTGGCGGGGCCACGTCGCCTTTAAACCCCAATGCTCCTCACATCACGCTTCACGAGGCGACTCCGGTCAAGGATATTGTCACGCAGCAGGACGCGCCGGAGCGGGCGTACGGACATGGGCGTTCCAGATCCGTTGACCAGAGCCAGGGCAACGTGTATGGGCATGCTCGCTCTCGATCAGACCACGTTCGGTCACCGGTCATGGCCATGTCGCCGGTGCTCTCGGGTCACCACTCGCCAGCGGGACACGAAGTGACGTTACCACCCCTGTCTCCACCCCAGGGTCTGGACCAGAGCTTGCAGTCGTTCCTTAACGACCTGACAGAGCGTGTCAACTCGATGGGTATCCGCGAGTCAACCGCGTCTAGTAACTCGGAGCATGCGCAGTTCCAGGGTGCCGAGTTCCAGGCAGCCCTTGCCTTCATGGCTCAACAGTCACCTGTCATGGAGGACCCCACGCAGATGTCTTCACGCAGAGCAGAGTTTCCACCATCTCCGCAGCCCGATGAGGTGGGCCAGTtcgccgatgccgacgacgatgacacGTCGGCTGACAACATGTCGATATACTCGGCGTCGACTTCCGTGCACCGGTATGCTGCGCCCTCACCAGTGCCGAGTGTGCGGTCATCCGTTGGCCCAATGCACGCCCCGCGCAACCACCACACCCGAAGCGGACCACCTCCCGTGTCTGGTCGGTGGAGCCAAGCTTCGGGTAGTTACCGTAACAGGTCGATCTCGAGCAGGCCCGAATCCCCAGCGATGCTCTCGCCCGCTGTCTACTCGACTGGCTTTGACTCCCACTCgcaccctcctctcccagcCGTTCCGGCGTCGGCTCTGCGTGCTGAGCGGTCTGCCCCGCGCCCACCACCAAAGGCGTcacgctcggcgccgccacGGCCTGCAGGCGGTCCTCCACGGGCTGTGGACAACGTCTTGGACCGAGAAATGGGCGAGCTTCGTGTCAAGTCGAcccttggccgcgaggacTCATACGCCATTGTCGAGCTCCCTAacgaggcggacgacgGAGTGGAGAGCACCTGGGGCAGTGCCCATCGCTCGGGCTTCGGCACCCACCGCGCTGCCGACGGCTTTGGCATGCTGAAGAAGAGAAAGAAGATGTCGGCTGAGCCTGTGTCGTCACAGCCGCTTCCCGACTCGATGGCCAAGCGGTCGTGGTTCAACAACCTCTTCTCGTTCAAGCCGGCGTCGTGCGAGATACTTGTCAACAGCCgcgacgtcaaggagggGTTGAAGCGCTGCAGGCGTGTGCTGGAGGCCCAGGGTGTCAGAATCGTCGAGACCCAGTTCCAGCAGCGAGGCCTGCGCTGCAAGGTTGCCGAGGTCAAAACGATCAACGGCGACACAATCAAGGGTGTGCGATTCCGCATCGAGTTTGAGCGCGTTTACGTCGCGTCCGGGACCCGCGGCAGCTCCCAGTTCATGACCAAAGCGGTGCTCACGCTGGAGAAGGGTGCCCAGTCGACCTTCCGTGCTGCGTTCAACCGCCTGCAAAAGGCACTCGAGAACGAGGTGCAACaggcctcgccgcccttggAGACTGGCACCAAGTTTGCGTTCCATGCCTCGATGCCGCGTGCGGCGACGAAGAACCGCCCAtcgctcaaggacgccaacTTACATTACCCTGTAGTGGCGCCGCAGCACCGCAGTGCGCCCAACACGCCACAATTTGCGACGTTTGCGCCTGAGATTCAAGCGTACCGCCGCCCGCAGGCACAGGCAATCCGGTACTAG